In a single window of the Eshraghiella crossota genome:
- a CDS encoding WXG100 family type VII secretion target has translation MAQGKIVVETIELENAAKKIDSLADTYHENYTKLYDYVKMLGEMSWQGKDNEAFTNQINQFRNDFENMEHIVRDYADFLRKTSSGYKTTQNYIKDGAERNLATSI, from the coding sequence ATGGCACAGGGAAAAATTGTTGTTGAAACAATTGAATTGGAAAATGCTGCTAAAAAGATAGATTCATTAGCTGATACATACCATGAGAATTATACGAAGTTGTATGATTATGTGAAGATGCTTGGTGAAATGAGCTGGCAGGGAAAAGACAATGAAGCATTTACAAACCAGATTAATCAGTTTAGAAATGATTTTGAAAATATGGAGCATATAGTAAGAGATTATGCTGATTTTTTGAGAAAAACATCAAGTGGATATAAAACAACACAGAATTATATAAAAGATGGTGCAGAAAGGAATCTTGCAACTTCTATATAA
- a CDS encoding pore-forming ESAT-6 family protein, translated as MADVKITFEEVKTKANEIHTCNVNLDQALKDIKTNITSLDAQWTSDASDTIRGKINGMQSKFQTYYDIIESYVEFLNTTASTYQSTEAVINSNASQFE; from the coding sequence ATGGCAGATGTAAAAATTACTTTTGAGGAAGTAAAAACAAAGGCAAATGAAATACACACATGTAATGTGAATCTTGATCAGGCATTAAAAGATATTAAAACCAATATTACAAGCCTTGATGCACAGTGGACATCAGATGCTTCTGATACAATCAGAGGAAAAATCAACGGAATGCAGTCAAAGTTCCAGACTTATTATGACATTATTGAGTCGTATGTCGAATTCTTAAATACAACCGCTTCTACTTACCAGTCAACAGAGGCAGTAATTAATTCAAACGCAAGCCAGTTTGAATAA
- a CDS encoding WXG100 family type VII secretion target — protein MAQGKIIVETAQLDAASAKVGELAGTYKGEYEKLYKLVEELQASWAGADNTAYTTQIEGFRDDFEKMYTLMTDYSDFLKTTAKRYRDTQDERKTAAAKLRTNA, from the coding sequence ATGGCTCAAGGAAAAATCATAGTAGAAACAGCGCAGCTTGATGCTGCATCTGCTAAAGTGGGTGAACTCGCAGGAACATATAAAGGCGAGTATGAAAAATTGTATAAACTGGTTGAGGAACTTCAGGCTTCATGGGCTGGAGCAGATAATACGGCGTATACAACACAGATTGAAGGCTTTAGAGATGATTTTGAGAAAATGTATACTTTGATGACAGACTATTCAGATTTTTTGAAGACAACTGCCAAAAGGTATCGTGATACTCAGGATGAAAGAAAGACCGCAGCAGCTAAGTTGCGTACTAATGCGTAA